The bacterium genome includes a region encoding these proteins:
- a CDS encoding MFS transporter, protein MSPMVATIAESLIRSRSGGLVAALTFSTLATGLTQICVPLELRQLHANPNQIGVTLSMYGLGMLTFEWLWGMLADRVGYRGPLVVSQLLYAVCVVLLARADSVLMIAVAYLLASGMMVAVGPIARSYLGTALHARLRATGLALLTAQWVMAEAVGAGVGGQLIDHFPIRDVLYAAAVLPAVSSALALWVFKRYSHEAHRNSWSAEDDARTQASRGGASVGRVLAVTASLVLLFEVGAGGELALLPLLVTSHLRLSAASAGAAMLAAGLLGGVLLVPGGGASDRWGRKPTMIAGGILSAAGFVAYATAGGFGQVILGAAIRALGASLIWPAATAWIAESMPRRRHALFMGLFGEFENLGVMIGPILGGVAWSTAGIQAAFYVYAAAALLAAGVGALMIEARGAPTATPTVAAG, encoded by the coding sequence ATGTCACCTATGGTTGCGACCATCGCCGAGTCCCTGATCCGCAGCCGGAGCGGCGGCCTGGTCGCCGCTTTGACCTTCTCGACGCTGGCCACCGGCCTGACGCAGATCTGCGTGCCGCTGGAGCTCCGGCAGCTGCACGCGAACCCGAACCAGATCGGGGTGACGCTGTCGATGTACGGCCTCGGGATGCTGACATTCGAGTGGCTGTGGGGCATGCTGGCGGACCGCGTCGGGTATCGCGGGCCGCTGGTCGTCTCGCAGCTCCTGTATGCCGTGTGCGTCGTCTTGCTGGCACGCGCCGACTCGGTTCTCATGATTGCGGTCGCCTACCTGCTCGCGTCGGGAATGATGGTCGCGGTCGGCCCGATCGCCCGCTCATATCTCGGCACGGCGTTGCACGCCCGGCTGCGCGCCACCGGCCTGGCGCTCCTCACGGCGCAGTGGGTGATGGCCGAGGCGGTGGGTGCGGGCGTGGGCGGCCAGCTCATCGACCACTTTCCGATTCGCGACGTGCTCTACGCCGCCGCCGTCCTGCCGGCCGTGTCGAGCGCCCTTGCTCTTTGGGTCTTCAAGAGGTACTCCCACGAGGCGCATCGAAACAGCTGGAGCGCGGAGGACGACGCTCGTACCCAGGCATCGCGCGGAGGCGCCAGCGTCGGGCGGGTCCTGGCGGTGACGGCGTCGCTGGTGTTGCTGTTCGAGGTCGGGGCCGGGGGCGAGCTCGCCCTGCTGCCCTTGCTGGTCACCAGTCACCTGCGCCTGTCCGCGGCGAGCGCCGGCGCCGCGATGCTGGCCGCGGGCCTGCTTGGCGGCGTGCTCCTCGTGCCCGGCGGCGGCGCGTCGGATCGGTGGGGTCGCAAGCCGACGATGATCGCGGGCGGCATCCTGTCGGCCGCCGGTTTCGTCGCGTATGCGACCGCGGGGGGATTCGGCCAGGTGATCCTGGGCGCCGCCATCCGCGCCCTGGGCGCATCGCTCATCTGGCCGGCCGCGACGGCCTGGATTGCGGAATCGATGCCTCGCCGGCGCCACGCTCTGTTCATGGGCCTGTTCGGCGAGTTCGAGAACCTGGGGGTGATGATCGGCCCCATATTGGGAGGCGTCGCGTGGTCCACGGCCGGGATCCAGGCGGCGTTCTACGTGTACGCCGCGGCCGCCCTGCTCGCCGCCGGGGTCGGAGCATTGATGATCGAGGCACGCGGTGCGCCAACGGCCACACCGACCGTGGCGGCCGGCTAG
- a CDS encoding EamA/RhaT family transporter — protein sequence MTPTRTVDAVTSPPLQTQWMGTAMVLISATGFGTLAIFGKIGYAAGLGTEQTLAFRFVLAAIGMLVLAAALGQNPLRLERRRLITLLALGAFVYTAQSLTYFIALRSLPASLVVLIAYIYPSLVVLAGWLFLRRSVSAWHGIALAASFGGVAMLVGGAHFRIAWALVFAIASPTIYTAYILIGERVMSSVPAVAASAVIITGAAAAFCFLAALNHQLAPPGNATQWAVGVGIALFPTMLAISMFMGGLPRIGAARAALLSTWEPVVTVLLAVVVLKDRLSILQMFGGLLVLAAVIVVQAAHLWRPGPPNALK from the coding sequence ATGACGCCAACGCGCACCGTTGACGCGGTGACGTCGCCACCCCTCCAGACCCAGTGGATGGGAACCGCCATGGTCCTCATCTCCGCGACGGGCTTTGGGACGCTGGCGATCTTCGGGAAAATCGGCTATGCCGCGGGCCTGGGGACGGAGCAGACGCTGGCGTTCCGGTTTGTCCTGGCCGCGATCGGAATGCTGGTCCTGGCCGCCGCCCTGGGCCAGAACCCTCTGCGTCTCGAACGGCGCCGGCTGATCACGCTCCTGGCTCTTGGCGCGTTCGTCTACACGGCCCAGTCGCTGACGTACTTCATCGCCCTGCGCTCGCTGCCGGCCTCGCTGGTCGTGCTCATCGCCTACATCTATCCGAGCCTGGTCGTCCTCGCCGGGTGGCTGTTCCTCCGCCGCTCGGTTTCCGCCTGGCATGGGATCGCGCTGGCGGCGAGCTTCGGCGGTGTGGCGATGCTGGTGGGCGGCGCGCACTTCCGGATCGCCTGGGCGCTGGTGTTCGCCATCGCCTCGCCCACGATCTACACCGCCTACATCCTCATCGGCGAGCGGGTCATGAGCTCGGTGCCGGCGGTGGCCGCCAGCGCCGTCATCATCACCGGCGCGGCCGCGGCATTCTGCTTCCTGGCGGCCCTCAACCACCAGCTGGCACCGCCCGGAAACGCCACTCAATGGGCCGTGGGAGTGGGCATCGCCCTGTTCCCGACGATGCTCGCGATCTCGATGTTCATGGGGGGCCTGCCGCGCATCGGCGCCGCTCGCGCCGCTCTGCTCAGCACCTGGGAGCCGGTGGTGACGGTGCTGCTCGCGGTCGTCGTGCTGAAGGACCGTCTCTCCATCCTCCAGATGTTCGGTGGCCTGCTCGTGCTGGCGGCGGTGATCGTGGTCCAGGCTGCTCACCTGTGGAGGCCGGGGCCGCCGAACGCCCTCAAGTAG